Proteins from a genomic interval of Thunnus maccoyii chromosome 1, fThuMac1.1, whole genome shotgun sequence:
- the wdr93 gene encoding WD repeat-containing protein 93 isoform X1 produces MSTYTRKDTTDSGMEAACRAEKSRKKTPTLELSSATQLPESTNCLACSEDGRYLSLGHVGGLSVWCVSSLMCVAEWLQDNLEMTSVQMTSMAETAYLLGSVDDMGVARVFAYHSEAIHLLSVINIMEDINRRSVCLTFELSEGGDYGAASISCNGAVWLKVYHFPSEAWLKELEMAASQKQDPNLSGDVKWSPAAVATKIGPPKTPADSSLEVLRTTDILTHCLALDGHTSSRQQEEEQSFNTDAGKTKETNDSPRHCTQHFLLSCGQFPGDNKAKSAGAPVAVCVWWSGSNNLLQYLLHKTPRNKPDVEPLPDVLWPNANEIICSAVSRCTRFIALGLSDALVCVWDRHSGSPLSVVSVSATDSVFSRLQFVDYWPLSTDDSQTFATGKIHLMVVNKNGAIHTISMGRGTESCTMQLTERPKDSGDLPTITASVPFLQGLSLVVQRNGKMFLQDIINKATVCFLIPPASHLLATPCHPVYALNAKQQTLFIRGDQDPSCSASKGDCQSQLFIFQFGKSDIIKQFTVSLPDSPQQQKAFNFDTLEEACNLYLQQRALSVDERNKAIMQTWKKLQETTVMVQQTHGS; encoded by the exons ATGTCCACGTACACCAGAAAAGATACAACAGACTCAGGAATGGAAGCCGCTTGCAGAGCAGAGAAATCCAGAAAGAAAACACCTACTCTGGAGCTATCCAGTGCAACTCAG CTTCCAGAGAGCACCAACTGTCTGGCGTGTTCAGAGGATGGCAGATACCTCAGTCTGGGTCACGTCGGGGGTTTGtctgtttggtgtgtgtctTCTCTGATGTGTGTGGCAGAGTGGCTGCAGGACAACCTTGAAATGACATCAGTTCAAATGACCAGCATGGCTGAGACGGCCTACCTGCTTGGCAGCGTTGATGATATGG GTGTTGCCAGAGTCTTTGCATATCACTCTGAAGCTATTCACCTCCTcagtgttattaacatcatg GAAGATATCAACAGGAGGAGTGTTTGCTTGACATTTGAACTATCTGAAGGGGGAGATTATGGAGCTGCATCGATCAGCT gtaaCGGTGCTGTTTGGCTCAAAGTCTATCACTTCCCCTCAGAAGCATGGCTGAAAGAGTTAGAGATGGCAGCATCGCAAAAACAG GACCCAAACTTATCTGGAGATGTGAAATGGTCTCCAGCTGCAGTGGCGACTAAAATCGGGCCTCCCAAAACTCCAGCAG ACAGTTCGCTTGAGGTGTTGCGGACCACAGATATTTTGACGCACTGTTTAGCTCTGGACGGACACACGAGCAGCCGCcaacaggaggaggaacagTCTTTCAATACAGATGcgggaaaaacaaaagaaacaaatgacagCCCAAG ACATTGCACTCAGCACTTTCTTCTGTCCTGTGGTCAGTTTCCTGGCGATAATAAAGCAAAGTCAG CAGGAGCGCctgttgctgtctgtgtgtggtggAGTGGCAGCAATAATCTTCTTCAGTATTTGCTGCATAAAACACCAAGGAACAAACCAG ATGTGGAACCTTTGCCAGATGTTTTGTGGCCAAATGCAAATGAAAtcatctgctctgctgttagTAGATGCACCCGTTTCATAGCTCTTGGCCTCAGTGATGCTTTGGTGTGTGTCTGGGACAGACATTCTG GGTCTCCATTGTCTGTTGTCTCAGTGTCAGCAACAGACAGCGTCTTCTCCAGGCTGCAATTTGTAGATTACTGGCCTCTGTCCACTGATGATTCCCAGACTTTTGCCACTGGCAAAATCCATCTTATGGTGGTTAATAAGAACGGAGCAATTCATACAATTAGTATGGGACGAGGAACAGAATCCTGCACTATGCAGCTCACTGAAAG GCCAAAAGACAGTGGGGATCTGCCAACTATCACTGCATCAGTGCCGTTCCTGCAGGGTTTG TCACTTGTGGTgcaaagaaatggaaaaatgttCCTACAAGATATCATCAACAAAGCCACTGTGTGCTTCTTGATTCCTCCCGCAAGTCATCTGCTGGCTACTCCCTGCCATCCAGTTTATGCTCTGAACGCCAAACAGCAGACTCTGTTCATACGAG GTGACCAGGACCCCAGCTGCAGTGCTTCTAAAGGAGACTGCCAGAGTCAGCTTTTCATCTTCCAATTTGGAAAGTCTGACATCATTAAGCAGTTTACAGTTTCACTTCCAGACTCTCCACAGCAACAAAAAGCATTCAACTTTGACACTCTAGAGGAAGCCTGCAATCTCTACCTTCAGCAAAG AGCGCTGTCCGTGGATGAAAGGAACAAAGCTATAATGCAGACATGGAAGAAACTACAGGAAACAACAGTGATGGTACAACAGACACATGGTTCTTGA
- the wdr93 gene encoding WD repeat-containing protein 93 isoform X2, with protein MSTYTRKDTTDSGMEAACRAEKSRKKTPTLELSSATQLPESTNCLACSEDGRYLSLGHVGGLSVWCVSSLMCVAEWLQDNLEMTSVQMTSMAETAYLLGSVDDMGVARVFAYHSEAIHLLSVINIMEDINRRSVCLTFELSEGGDYGAASISCNGAVWLKVYHFPSEAWLKELEMAASQKQDPNLSGDVKWSPAAVATKIGPPKTPADSSLEVLRTTDILTHCLALDGHTSSRQQEEEQSFNTDAGKTKETNDSPRHCTQHFLLSCGQFPGDNKAKSGAPVAVCVWWSGSNNLLQYLLHKTPRNKPDVEPLPDVLWPNANEIICSAVSRCTRFIALGLSDALVCVWDRHSGSPLSVVSVSATDSVFSRLQFVDYWPLSTDDSQTFATGKIHLMVVNKNGAIHTISMGRGTESCTMQLTERPKDSGDLPTITASVPFLQGLSLVVQRNGKMFLQDIINKATVCFLIPPASHLLATPCHPVYALNAKQQTLFIRGDQDPSCSASKGDCQSQLFIFQFGKSDIIKQFTVSLPDSPQQQKAFNFDTLEEACNLYLQQRALSVDERNKAIMQTWKKLQETTVMVQQTHGS; from the exons ATGTCCACGTACACCAGAAAAGATACAACAGACTCAGGAATGGAAGCCGCTTGCAGAGCAGAGAAATCCAGAAAGAAAACACCTACTCTGGAGCTATCCAGTGCAACTCAG CTTCCAGAGAGCACCAACTGTCTGGCGTGTTCAGAGGATGGCAGATACCTCAGTCTGGGTCACGTCGGGGGTTTGtctgtttggtgtgtgtctTCTCTGATGTGTGTGGCAGAGTGGCTGCAGGACAACCTTGAAATGACATCAGTTCAAATGACCAGCATGGCTGAGACGGCCTACCTGCTTGGCAGCGTTGATGATATGG GTGTTGCCAGAGTCTTTGCATATCACTCTGAAGCTATTCACCTCCTcagtgttattaacatcatg GAAGATATCAACAGGAGGAGTGTTTGCTTGACATTTGAACTATCTGAAGGGGGAGATTATGGAGCTGCATCGATCAGCT gtaaCGGTGCTGTTTGGCTCAAAGTCTATCACTTCCCCTCAGAAGCATGGCTGAAAGAGTTAGAGATGGCAGCATCGCAAAAACAG GACCCAAACTTATCTGGAGATGTGAAATGGTCTCCAGCTGCAGTGGCGACTAAAATCGGGCCTCCCAAAACTCCAGCAG ACAGTTCGCTTGAGGTGTTGCGGACCACAGATATTTTGACGCACTGTTTAGCTCTGGACGGACACACGAGCAGCCGCcaacaggaggaggaacagTCTTTCAATACAGATGcgggaaaaacaaaagaaacaaatgacagCCCAAG ACATTGCACTCAGCACTTTCTTCTGTCCTGTGGTCAGTTTCCTGGCGATAATAAAGCAAAGTCAG GAGCGCctgttgctgtctgtgtgtggtggAGTGGCAGCAATAATCTTCTTCAGTATTTGCTGCATAAAACACCAAGGAACAAACCAG ATGTGGAACCTTTGCCAGATGTTTTGTGGCCAAATGCAAATGAAAtcatctgctctgctgttagTAGATGCACCCGTTTCATAGCTCTTGGCCTCAGTGATGCTTTGGTGTGTGTCTGGGACAGACATTCTG GGTCTCCATTGTCTGTTGTCTCAGTGTCAGCAACAGACAGCGTCTTCTCCAGGCTGCAATTTGTAGATTACTGGCCTCTGTCCACTGATGATTCCCAGACTTTTGCCACTGGCAAAATCCATCTTATGGTGGTTAATAAGAACGGAGCAATTCATACAATTAGTATGGGACGAGGAACAGAATCCTGCACTATGCAGCTCACTGAAAG GCCAAAAGACAGTGGGGATCTGCCAACTATCACTGCATCAGTGCCGTTCCTGCAGGGTTTG TCACTTGTGGTgcaaagaaatggaaaaatgttCCTACAAGATATCATCAACAAAGCCACTGTGTGCTTCTTGATTCCTCCCGCAAGTCATCTGCTGGCTACTCCCTGCCATCCAGTTTATGCTCTGAACGCCAAACAGCAGACTCTGTTCATACGAG GTGACCAGGACCCCAGCTGCAGTGCTTCTAAAGGAGACTGCCAGAGTCAGCTTTTCATCTTCCAATTTGGAAAGTCTGACATCATTAAGCAGTTTACAGTTTCACTTCCAGACTCTCCACAGCAACAAAAAGCATTCAACTTTGACACTCTAGAGGAAGCCTGCAATCTCTACCTTCAGCAAAG AGCGCTGTCCGTGGATGAAAGGAACAAAGCTATAATGCAGACATGGAAGAAACTACAGGAAACAACAGTGATGGTACAACAGACACATGGTTCTTGA
- the LOC121896763 gene encoding putative gonadotropin-releasing hormone II receptor yields MNATLCNSAVTMYHLTTDYELNASCNCSSPPYNWTTGGNALQLPTFTTAAKVRVIITFILCGISAFCNLAVLWAAHSDGKRKSHVRVLIINLTVADLLVTFIVMPVDAVWNITVQWLAGDFACRLLMFLKLQAMYSCAFVTVVISLDRQSAILNPLAINKARKRNRVMLTVAWGMSAVLSVPQIFLFHNVTIVQPQNFTQCATQGSFVSKWDETAYNMFTFSCLFLLPLVIMITCYTRIFFEISKRLKKDDLSSNEVHLRCSKNNIPRARMRTLKMSIVIVLSFIICWTPYYLLGLWYWFLPDDLEGKVSHSLTHILFIFGLVNACLDPVIYGLFTIRFRKGLRRYYCNPPATSDLDNNTVITGSFICATNSFPLKREVSPASQERFMLCSDNHSKAESMSPRSSFLTADNDAKSDPNQSNPDIII; encoded by the exons ATGAACGCCACTCTCTGTAACTCTGCAGTGACCATGTATCACCTGACTACTGACTATGAACTTAACGCCAGCTGCAACTGCTCCTCGCCCCCCTACAACTGGACGACGGGGGGCAATGCCCTGCAGCTGCCCACTTTCACCACGGCAGCCAAAGTCCGAGTGATCATTACTTTCATTCTCTGTGGCATCTCAGCCTTTTGCAACCTGGCTGTGCTGTGGGCGGCGCACAGCGATGGCAAACGTAAATCCCATGTCAGGGTGCTGATAATCAACCTGACGGTGGCTGACCTGCTGGTGACCTTCATCGTGATGCCTGTGGATGCTGTGTGGAACATCACAGTCCAGTGGCTCGCTGGGGACTTTGCCTGCAGACTATTGATGTTTCTTAAGCTGCAAGCAATGTACTCCTGCGCCTTTGTCACTGTGGTGATCAGTTTGGATAGGCAGTCAGCCATCCTCAACCCCCTGGCTATCAATAAGGCCAGAAAGAGGAACAGAGTCATGCTGACTGTGGCGTGGGGTATGAGTGCTGTGCTGTCGGTCCCTCAG ATATTCCTTTTCCACAATGTGACCATCGTCCAACCCCAGAACTTCACTCAGTGCGCCACGCAAGGAAGTTTTGTCAGTAAATGGGATGAAACGGCCTATAACATGTTCACTTTCTCCTGCCTGTTCCTGCTGCCACTGGTCATCATGATCACCTGTTACACCAGGATCTTCTTTGAGATCTCCAAGCGACTGAAAAAGGACGACT TATCCTCAAACGAAGTGCATTTGCGGTGTTCGAAGAATAACATTCCCAGAGCACGGATGAGAACTCTGAAAATGAGCATTGTGATAGTTTTGTCTTTCATTATCTGCTGGACTCCATACTATCTGCTGGGCCTGTGGTACTGGTTCCTCCCTGATGACCTGGAAGGAAAGGTCTCCCACTCATTGACCCACATCCTGTTCATCTTTGGACTGGTCAACGCCTGCCTGGACCCAGTCATCTATGGTCTGTTCACCATTCGCTTTCGAAAGGGGCTCCGGAGGTATTACTGCAATCCTCCCGCGACATCTGATCTGGATAATAACACGGTAATAACTGGATCTTTCATCTGCGCCACCAACTCCTTCCCACTGAAGAGAGAGGTGAGCCCTGCCAGCCAGGAGAGGTTCATGTTGTGCAGTGATAATCACAGCAAAGCGGAGTCCATGTCGCCAAGAAGCAGCTTTTTAACAGCGGACAATGATGCAAAGAGTGATCCCAACCAGTCCAACCCTGATATTATCATATGA